Genomic segment of Octadecabacter arcticus 238:
GTGTTGCGAACCGTCGGCATTGGCTTGCTGAAAAACCCGATGATCGTATCCATTTCCCTCGGCCTTATAGTGTCGTCGATTGGCCTGCCAATCCCAAAGCCTGCAAATGAATTCCTGTCCCTTCTCGGGGCAGCGGCCACGCCCGGCGCGTTGTTTGCAATTGGCGCGTCCCTCGCGACCAAGTCGGCCGAACGCGTCGTCGTGGCAGGCTGGCTGTCGTTTGCAAAATTGGTATTGCATCCAGCCGCGGTCGCCTTTGCTGCGCTAGTGATGTTTCCGGTTGACGCATACGCCGCCGGTGTCATGATCGCATGTGCTGCCTTGCCCGTAGCTGGAAATGTCTACATTCTTGCGCAACACTACGTCGTCGCCCCATCGCGGGTGTCGGCGTCCATTCTGATTTCCACCGCCCTAAGCGTCATAACGATCTCTGCCGTGATTGCCGCTGTGACCTGATAGAAAGCCAGCCATGAACGAAGTCCTTCCAAGCTATCAGGCCCTGCCACTGCCCGACCGCAGCGATTACGACGATGCCCGAATGCAGGCCGAGGCTGAGCGTTTTTATGCCCATGTCAAAACCCGACATTCGATCCGTGAATACACTGATAAACCCGTGCCAAAGGCGGTAATAGAAGCCTGCGTTCTTGCCGCCGGAACCGCCCCGAGTGGTGCAAACCAACAGCCTTGGCATTTTGTGGCAATCAGCGATCCGGTGATGAAATCCGCCATTCGCAAAGCGGCCGAAGATGAGGAAAAAAAGTTCTACAGCGGCGCTGGCGGCGATGCTTGGCTCAAGGCCTTGGAACCGATCGGCACCGATGCGTCCAAGCCGCACCTCGATATTGCACCTTGGTTGATCGTGGTTTTCGCCCAACGCTGGGGTGAACGGGATGGCGCGCGCGTCAAACATTACTACGTCCCCGAAAGCGTCGGAATTGCCACGGGAATGCTGATCACGGCCCTGCATACCGCAGGCCTGTCCTGCCTCACCCATACGCCCAACCCGATGAAATTTCTGAATGAACTGTGCGCCCGTCCCGAGAGCGAAAAGCCAATCATGATCCTCGCTGTTGGGCATCCTGCCGACAATGCGACAGTGCCTGCCATTGCGAAAAATAAGAAGGATTTGCAGGAAATCCTGACCACTTATCAAGGTGATGTATGATGGAAGTCTTATCAGAAAACCGCTGCTTTGGCGGTATACAGGGTGTCTACAAGCACCAATCGACTGCAACTGGAACCGACATGACCTTTGCGGTATTCCTCCCCGCCGAAGCCGCTGACGGACCTGTTCCAGTGCTGTGGTTCCTGTCGGGTCTGACCTGCACCCATGACAACGCGATGACCAAAGCAGGCGCGCAGGCGTGGGCGGCCGAACAGGGGATCGCAATCGTCTTTCCCGACACATCCCCGCGCGGTGACGGTGTGCCAAACGATGACGCCTTTGATCTCGGCCAAGGGGCAGGTTTTTACATCGACGCGACTGAGGCGCCGTGGTCCGATCATTTCAAAATGTGGACCTACACGGCAGAAGAACTGCCTGCCGTTATCGGTGAAAACTTCGCGGTCGACCTGACCCGACAGTCTATCACCGGCCATTCCATGGGTGGCCACGGCGCGCTGACGATGGCGATGGCACTGCCCGGGCGGTTCCGGTCTGTGTCTGCCTTCGCGCCAATCTGCAACCCGACGCAAAGCGACTGGGGCCGCAAACAATTCACCGCCTATTGGGGCGATGAAGACAATTGGGGACTGCATGACGCGACGCTGTTGATGAAGAAATCGGGCTTTGACGGGCCGATGTTGATCGATACGGGAACGAACGACCAATTCTGGGATTTGCTCGGCACCGAGGCCTTTGCAGCCGCGATGACCGCCAAGCGGCAAGAAGGTCTGTTGCGTCTGCAAAAAGGCTACGATCACAGCTATTTCTTCATCTCAACGTTCATGGAAGATCACGTAAACTTCCACGCAGAAGCGTTGTGGGCGTGAACAGCGTCGCACAAAAAGTGCGCGTATGATTTACATCGACGCGGATGCATGCCCCGTTAAGGCGGAAGTCGAAAAAGTCGGCACGCGCCATGGCGTGCACATATTCGTTGTGTCCAACGGTGGCTTGCGACCATCACAAAACCCGCTGGTCGAAACGATCATCGTGCCTGATGGCCCGGACATTGCCGACATGTGGATCGCTGATCGTGCGGTCACCGGCGATATTGTTATCACTGGCGACATCCCCTTGGCCGCCAAATGCGTTGCAGCGGGCGCGCGTGTGCTCAAACACAATGGTGAGGCTTTGAACCAAGCCAACATCGGCAACGTCCTTGCGACACGCGATCTGATGACAGATATTCGTGCGGCTGATCCATTCCGGCAGGGCGGCGGCAAGGCGTTTTCGAAAGCCGACCGTTCCCGTTTTCTGGATGCGTTGGAGCGTGAATTGCGCGCCACCAAACTAGCCAAATGAGCGGGGAATACGCCATATGACTGTACGAGCCGTT
This window contains:
- a CDS encoding YaiI/YqxD family protein produces the protein MIYIDADACPVKAEVEKVGTRHGVHIFVVSNGGLRPSQNPLVETIIVPDGPDIADMWIADRAVTGDIVITGDIPLAAKCVAAGARVLKHNGEALNQANIGNVLATRDLMTDIRAADPFRQGGGKAFSKADRSRFLDALERELRATKLAK
- a CDS encoding nitroreductase family protein, producing the protein MNEVLPSYQALPLPDRSDYDDARMQAEAERFYAHVKTRHSIREYTDKPVPKAVIEACVLAAGTAPSGANQQPWHFVAISDPVMKSAIRKAAEDEEKKFYSGAGGDAWLKALEPIGTDASKPHLDIAPWLIVVFAQRWGERDGARVKHYYVPESVGIATGMLITALHTAGLSCLTHTPNPMKFLNELCARPESEKPIMILAVGHPADNATVPAIAKNKKDLQEILTTYQGDV
- the fghA gene encoding S-formylglutathione hydrolase, with the protein product MEVLSENRCFGGIQGVYKHQSTATGTDMTFAVFLPAEAADGPVPVLWFLSGLTCTHDNAMTKAGAQAWAAEQGIAIVFPDTSPRGDGVPNDDAFDLGQGAGFYIDATEAPWSDHFKMWTYTAEELPAVIGENFAVDLTRQSITGHSMGGHGALTMAMALPGRFRSVSAFAPICNPTQSDWGRKQFTAYWGDEDNWGLHDATLLMKKSGFDGPMLIDTGTNDQFWDLLGTEAFAAAMTAKRQEGLLRLQKGYDHSYFFISTFMEDHVNFHAEALWA